Proteins from a single region of Methanoculleus taiwanensis:
- a CDS encoding pyridoxamine 5'-phosphate oxidase family protein yields the protein MTSRMLSRDDLEQRVVDFLATEGMCVLATCSMNVPRASAVEFFPAGTTLYILTEGGRKVENISENPAVSVAIHTQFIGWEHIKGIQLTGIAEIGRYGSAIFSEGEAAYRRRKGQDARSIPEELYAIRITPVRIEFLDMTRRAEGLSPKQEIEYPVDAGRAGVCRVGF from the coding sequence ATGACCTCGCGAATGCTCTCCCGCGACGACCTCGAGCAGCGGGTCGTCGATTTTCTGGCGACGGAAGGAATGTGCGTCCTCGCCACCTGCTCGATGAACGTCCCGAGGGCGTCCGCCGTCGAGTTCTTCCCGGCAGGGACGACGCTCTATATCCTGACCGAGGGAGGCCGGAAGGTTGAGAATATCAGCGAAAACCCGGCAGTCTCGGTGGCTATCCATACGCAGTTTATCGGGTGGGAGCATATCAAGGGTATCCAGCTGACCGGCATCGCGGAGATAGGCAGATACGGATCGGCGATATTCAGCGAGGGCGAGGCGGCATACCGGAGGAGAAAGGGGCAGGATGCCCGGAGCATCCCTGAAGAGCTCTACGCAATCCGGATCACGCCGGTGCGGATTGAGTTTCTTGACATGACGCGGAGAGCGGAAGGTCTCTCGCCGAAGCAGGAGATCGAGTATCCGGTGGATGCCGGCCGCGCAGGTGTCTGCCGGGTCGGGTTCTGA
- a CDS encoding flavodoxin family protein codes for MRVLVIMGSPRKGNTYRAAQTIEAAMRSLGEVEFEYLMLKDANLAQCLGCFLCFEKGEERCPRKDDAPSIEQKMHDAEGVIFASPVYGMNVSGLMKVFIDRLSYIFHRPRFFDKKALLLATAGALGEKDVLDYLNLVATVWGFEVAGRAGIVTSPVISARQTQKNEQTLRDAARVFYEALNRKTRASPGLRDVIIFHGQRGTFDELRNHSPVDYAYWDEMGWLAPGKRYFVDVPVNPVYDAVGRVIEWQTRRQIRRSLAETG; via the coding sequence ATGAGAGTCCTTGTCATCATGGGCAGCCCGCGGAAAGGCAACACCTACCGGGCGGCACAGACGATCGAGGCAGCGATGCGGTCGCTCGGGGAGGTGGAGTTTGAGTACCTGATGCTGAAGGATGCCAACCTCGCCCAGTGCCTCGGGTGTTTCCTCTGTTTCGAGAAGGGCGAGGAGCGCTGCCCCCGAAAGGACGACGCCCCGTCGATCGAGCAGAAGATGCACGACGCCGAAGGCGTGATCTTCGCCTCTCCGGTCTACGGAATGAACGTCTCGGGGCTGATGAAGGTCTTCATCGACCGGTTGAGCTACATCTTTCACCGTCCCCGGTTCTTCGACAAAAAAGCGCTCCTCCTCGCGACCGCCGGTGCGCTCGGGGAGAAAGACGTCCTCGACTACTTAAACCTCGTCGCCACCGTCTGGGGGTTCGAGGTCGCCGGCCGCGCCGGTATCGTCACGTCGCCGGTGATCTCCGCACGGCAGACGCAGAAGAACGAGCAGACACTCAGAGATGCCGCAAGAGTTTTTTATGAGGCCCTAAACCGGAAGACGCGGGCGTCACCCGGCCTTCGGGACGTCATCATCTTTCACGGCCAGCGGGGAACGTTCGACGAGCTCCGAAACCACTCTCCGGTCGACTACGCCTACTGGGACGAGATGGGCTGGCTCGCGCCCGGGAAGCGCTACTTCGTCGACGTGCCGGTCAACCCGGTCTACGACGCCGTCGGCCGCGTAATTGAATGGCAGACCCGGCGGCAGATCCGGCGGAGCCTTGCGGAGACCGGGTGA
- a CDS encoding bacteriorhodopsin yields the protein MAGEEMLVFWAGAVIFGLATLLFVVLKLRRPEYGIFYGSDIFVCFITTISYVTMALALGTSVAADGQPIYWTRWLYYIASCSILTLDVAYLAGRPTVTKFEVALFTGLVMFCGFLASFLTGPERWWFFAFSSAAYAGLLYTLFAGTGRAEPGMKPVMWFILLFWTLFPVVWVLAPTGLGIITTPAGAVLYAILDIITKIVFGLWITMRILPFRQPIG from the coding sequence ATGGCCGGTGAAGAGATGCTTGTCTTCTGGGCAGGGGCGGTGATCTTCGGGCTTGCCACCCTGCTTTTCGTGGTGCTCAAGCTTCGCAGACCCGAATATGGGATCTTCTACGGTTCCGATATCTTCGTCTGCTTTATTACGACGATCTCGTATGTTACGATGGCGCTCGCCCTCGGGACATCCGTCGCAGCGGACGGACAACCGATATACTGGACGCGGTGGCTCTACTACATCGCAAGCTGCAGTATCCTGACGCTCGACGTGGCCTATCTCGCCGGCAGGCCGACGGTGACGAAGTTCGAGGTCGCACTCTTCACCGGGCTCGTCATGTTCTGCGGCTTTCTGGCAAGTTTCCTCACCGGGCCTGAGAGGTGGTGGTTCTTCGCATTCAGCAGCGCCGCATACGCAGGGCTCCTCTACACCCTCTTTGCCGGGACGGGGCGGGCAGAGCCGGGGATGAAGCCGGTCATGTGGTTTATCCTGCTATTCTGGACGCTCTTTCCGGTCGTCTGGGTGCTGGCGCCGACTGGGCTCGGGATCATCACGACTCCTGCCGGGGCGGTTCTTTACGCCATCCTCGACATCATCACCAAGATCGTCTTCGGTCTCTGGATCACGATGCGTATTCTCCCTTTCCGGCAGCCGATCGGATGA
- a CDS encoding DUF1894 domain-containing protein translates to MPSRCINNLGGKVLLKDTTPDEVNRYVTKNSKEQYELYPEFVFRDIRILLKAPMLLGMQIRRQKILLPFTKLCPGYGTVLYEINATEDDFAYLRAHLKKPADER, encoded by the coding sequence ATGCCCTCCCGATGCATTAACAATCTCGGCGGCAAGGTGCTCTTAAAGGACACAACGCCCGATGAAGTGAACAGGTACGTTACGAAGAACTCAAAAGAGCAGTACGAACTCTACCCGGAGTTTGTCTTCCGGGATATCCGGATACTGCTCAAAGCGCCGATGCTTCTCGGCATGCAGATCCGGAGGCAGAAGATCCTTCTTCCCTTCACGAAGCTCTGTCCGGGGTACGGAACCGTGCTCTACGAGATCAACGCGACCGAGGATGATTTTGCGTACCTGCGTGCGCACCTCAAAAAGCCGGCTGACGAGAGGTGA
- a CDS encoding flavodoxin family protein produces the protein MYVVAFSGSPRAEGNTERLIRHALAVLEEEGIETELVRIGGKPVHGCTACQKCFENQDKRCIIGKDVVNDCIEKMIAADGIIIGSPTYFADLSPETKALIDRAGFVGIANGGLYARKVGAAVVAVRRAGAIHAFDSINHFFGISNMFTVGSSYWNIGIGLEAGDVEEDAEGIATMQNLGRNMAWLLKKIAS, from the coding sequence ATGTACGTTGTCGCATTCAGTGGAAGCCCGCGAGCGGAGGGGAACACCGAACGGCTGATCCGCCACGCCCTCGCCGTCCTCGAGGAGGAGGGGATCGAGACCGAACTCGTCCGGATCGGGGGAAAACCGGTTCACGGCTGCACGGCATGCCAGAAATGCTTCGAGAACCAGGATAAACGCTGTATCATCGGGAAAGATGTCGTCAATGACTGCATCGAAAAGATGATCGCGGCAGACGGGATCATCATCGGTTCGCCGACCTACTTCGCCGACCTCTCCCCCGAGACCAAAGCCCTCATCGACCGGGCAGGGTTCGTGGGGATCGCTAACGGCGGGCTCTACGCCCGAAAGGTGGGTGCAGCGGTCGTCGCCGTCCGCCGTGCCGGAGCGATCCACGCCTTCGACTCGATCAATCACTTCTTCGGCATCAGCAATATGTTCACGGTGGGCTCGTCCTACTGGAACATCGGCATCGGGCTTGAGGCAGGGGACGTCGAGGAGGATGCCGAGGGAATCGCGACGATGCAGAACCTCGGGCGGAATATGGCGTGGCTCTTAAAGAAGATAGCCTCGTGA
- a CDS encoding dihydrofolate reductase family protein: MTVILYIAASLDGYIAREDGDVSWLEIYGESGEDYGYPTFFAGIDALVMGSRTYEQIVGFGEWPYGDKPVYVVSGRRLPVPERANVTFLSGTPHDLALCMRRRNHKNVWLVGGASLAGQFLRDGLVDEIILTVIPVLLGGGIALFGRLGSEVHLALLGAETYPAGVVQLRYAIQPG; encoded by the coding sequence ATGACTGTGATCCTGTATATCGCCGCAAGCCTCGACGGCTATATCGCCCGCGAGGACGGCGACGTCTCATGGCTGGAGATATACGGGGAGAGCGGGGAAGATTACGGCTATCCGACCTTCTTCGCCGGGATCGATGCGCTCGTCATGGGATCGAGGACGTACGAGCAGATTGTAGGATTCGGCGAGTGGCCGTACGGGGATAAGCCCGTCTACGTTGTTTCGGGGAGGAGGCTGCCGGTTCCCGAAAGGGCGAACGTCACCTTTCTTTCGGGCACCCCGCACGACCTCGCCCTCTGCATGCGGAGACGGAACCACAAAAACGTCTGGCTGGTCGGGGGCGCTTCGCTTGCGGGGCAGTTCCTGCGCGACGGCCTTGTCGACGAGATCATCCTCACGGTCATCCCCGTGCTGCTCGGCGGGGGCATCGCGCTCTTCGGGAGGCTTGGGAGCGAGGTGCACCTCGCCCTTCTCGGTGCCGAAACCTACCCTGCCGGCGTCGTTCAACTGCGATACGCAATTCAGCCGGGATAA
- a CDS encoding HdeD family acid-resistance protein, translating to MNELDDFLEPLHQGVWEVAVPKESVEGSPGTGWAKSAINLPTPGTIASYRKGQYHVHETATEWRVHLDRYDPKVHPLLHLVDDAPLVFMISGTLLALIMDTKSALRRETSSLVAEQKAAWQLLLVAGFCMMLIGVLIGIDPLSSFERIVILGVRLSVLCLALVIIAKGLDPRSFRVVSGGRVLLGFGILAVGLTSFSLDLEWVASSFVLILALWAFASAVVSLKRTVRGRFDVPEGFYKRLGIGIASLLFAVLILAVPDAVEELLVYAVSAIALLFGFLLVLEGLGFRRRMKAEV from the coding sequence GTGAACGAACTCGATGATTTTCTCGAACCGCTGCATCAGGGCGTCTGGGAGGTTGCGGTACCGAAGGAGTCGGTGGAAGGGTCACCGGGCACCGGGTGGGCGAAGTCTGCGATCAACCTCCCCACCCCCGGCACGATCGCCAGTTACCGGAAAGGGCAGTACCACGTGCACGAGACGGCGACGGAATGGCGGGTGCACCTCGACCGCTACGATCCGAAGGTGCATCCGCTGCTTCACCTGGTCGACGATGCCCCGCTCGTCTTTATGATCAGCGGCACGCTCCTGGCGCTCATCATGGATACGAAGAGCGCTCTACGCAGGGAGACCTCATCCCTCGTTGCGGAGCAGAAGGCGGCATGGCAGCTCCTGCTCGTCGCCGGGTTCTGCATGATGCTGATCGGCGTGCTGATCGGTATCGACCCGCTCTCATCCTTCGAGCGGATCGTCATTCTCGGCGTCCGGTTGAGCGTTCTCTGCCTTGCTCTCGTCATCATCGCAAAAGGGCTTGACCCGCGTTCTTTCCGGGTCGTTTCCGGCGGGAGAGTCCTCCTCGGGTTCGGCATCCTTGCTGTCGGCCTCACGTCGTTCTCCCTCGACCTTGAGTGGGTGGCCTCGAGTTTCGTCCTGATCCTGGCACTCTGGGCCTTCGCGAGCGCCGTCGTCTCGCTGAAACGGACTGTCCGGGGTCGTTTCGACGTCCCGGAGGGTTTCTACAAGCGCCTCGGTATAGGCATCGCCTCGCTGCTCTTCGCTGTTCTCATCCTCGCGGTTCCGGACGCGGTCGAGGAACTGCTCGTGTATGCCGTGAGCGCGATTGCCCTGCTCTTCGGGTTCTTGCTGGTGCTCGAAGGACTGGGTTTCCGGAGGCGGATGAAGGCGGAGGTCTAA
- a CDS encoding aminotransferase class V-fold PLP-dependent enzyme: protein MREPAVKKDLYWCDTCNVPLIGRRCGCGAEGRQIPLLQPYDLRPALAADADLIRRLVHERFGAVPLPKIILLNKTGGTDRADLVIMHGNRFGWLTFDPVERRFSLDIAPEALPHIIPYATRGIVALEDHLDPGRGKIRIGGKRFPLTSPVADGMAIVTYRGKHGTGIVREGHIKVKELSPVTPRECSDPDWNVAIDRNRYHLKNLERAAVRTIKQHMHDRPNANVSFSGGKDSAAVLHLARKAGVTKAFFIDTGIELPETVEYVASQGVEIVRKAGDFFQAVEKVGPPGKDHRWCCKLLKLHPLKIYLAEVGPSVTMQGNRWYESWNRADLDETSQNPANPLQLNVSPIRSWRALEVFLYLWWRNVPINPLYDKGLERIGCYLCPAMLESEYEALRVMHPDLTRRWDEFLEKWAAKSGMPEAYCTWGLWRWRALPPKMRELCREKGIPVNDDYTLRPLPEAERRVLAEPAARAPPAEPPVIADEAEGFAVDAVRKDFPILGDFVYLDSAAMSFSPEPVVAAHLEFEHRYRANVGRGVHRFTRIATQRYWHAHEKVARFIGGDAGVTVFTKNTTEAINMVAQGLCWKPGDRVITTILEHHSNLLPWRALARQGVALDVIGINEDYSLDLAALEDAITDTTRLVAVTHASNAIGVVTPVEEIARICRDRGVLLLVDAAQSVPHMPVDIGRLGCDFLCFSGHKMLGPTGTGVLWMREAIIEPSLLGGGMIETVTEDAYVPAEGYGRYEAGTPNVAGGIGLGVAVDYLEAIGMEKIRRHEERLTTRLIEGLSAIDGVRVYAPKDPASRIGVVSFNVENIHPHEVAQYLDEEAEILVRSGYHCCQPLMEYLGLPDGTVRASLSLYTTEQEIDLLIAAVGEIARGR from the coding sequence ATGCGTGAACCGGCCGTCAAGAAAGATCTCTACTGGTGCGATACCTGCAACGTCCCCCTTATAGGACGCCGATGCGGCTGCGGAGCGGAAGGGAGACAGATCCCTCTCCTGCAGCCCTACGATCTCCGCCCGGCACTCGCGGCGGATGCCGACCTCATCAGGAGGCTCGTGCACGAGCGATTCGGCGCGGTTCCCCTGCCGAAGATCATCCTCCTGAACAAGACCGGAGGCACCGACCGTGCCGACCTCGTGATCATGCACGGGAACCGGTTCGGCTGGCTCACGTTCGATCCGGTGGAGCGCCGGTTCAGTCTCGATATCGCGCCCGAGGCGCTCCCCCATATCATCCCGTACGCAACGCGCGGCATCGTCGCGCTTGAGGATCACCTCGACCCCGGCAGGGGAAAGATCCGTATCGGCGGCAAACGGTTTCCCTTAACCAGCCCGGTGGCCGACGGGATGGCGATCGTGACCTACCGGGGCAAACACGGCACCGGAATCGTCCGCGAGGGGCATATCAAGGTGAAGGAACTCTCGCCGGTAACCCCCCGGGAGTGCAGCGACCCTGACTGGAACGTCGCGATCGACCGGAACCGCTACCACCTCAAAAACCTCGAGCGGGCCGCCGTCCGCACCATCAAGCAGCATATGCACGACCGGCCGAACGCGAACGTATCCTTCTCCGGCGGCAAGGACAGCGCCGCCGTCCTCCACCTCGCCAGGAAAGCCGGTGTTACGAAGGCGTTCTTCATCGATACCGGGATAGAGCTCCCCGAGACGGTCGAGTACGTCGCATCGCAGGGCGTCGAGATCGTCCGGAAAGCCGGAGATTTCTTCCAGGCGGTCGAGAAGGTCGGGCCGCCCGGGAAAGACCATCGCTGGTGCTGCAAGCTCCTAAAGCTTCATCCGCTCAAGATCTACCTCGCCGAGGTCGGCCCCTCCGTCACGATGCAGGGGAACCGGTGGTACGAGTCATGGAACCGTGCCGATCTCGATGAAACCAGCCAGAACCCGGCGAACCCCCTGCAGCTGAACGTATCCCCGATACGGAGCTGGCGGGCGCTCGAGGTCTTCCTCTACCTCTGGTGGCGGAACGTTCCCATCAACCCGCTCTACGATAAGGGACTCGAACGGATCGGGTGCTACCTCTGTCCGGCCATGCTCGAAAGCGAGTACGAAGCGCTCCGGGTCATGCACCCCGACCTCACCCGCCGCTGGGACGAGTTCCTCGAGAAGTGGGCTGCGAAGTCGGGGATGCCCGAGGCCTACTGCACCTGGGGGCTCTGGCGATGGCGGGCGCTGCCGCCGAAGATGCGCGAACTCTGCAGGGAGAAGGGTATTCCCGTCAACGACGACTATACCCTGCGTCCCCTGCCGGAGGCTGAGCGGCGGGTTCTGGCCGAACCTGCTGCACGGGCTCCGCCTGCCGAACCGCCCGTGATCGCCGATGAGGCCGAGGGGTTCGCCGTGGATGCCGTCAGGAAAGATTTCCCGATCCTCGGCGACTTTGTCTACCTCGACTCCGCAGCGATGAGTTTCTCACCGGAGCCCGTCGTAGCGGCGCACCTCGAGTTCGAACACCGCTACCGGGCCAACGTCGGGCGGGGCGTGCACCGGTTCACCCGGATAGCGACGCAGCGTTACTGGCATGCTCACGAGAAGGTGGCGCGGTTCATCGGGGGCGATGCGGGCGTTACTGTCTTTACGAAGAACACGACCGAGGCGATCAACATGGTCGCGCAGGGGCTCTGCTGGAAGCCGGGAGACCGGGTGATCACCACGATCCTCGAGCACCACTCGAACCTGCTGCCGTGGCGGGCGCTCGCTCGGCAGGGTGTCGCGCTCGACGTCATCGGCATCAACGAGGACTACTCGCTCGACCTTGCCGCGCTCGAGGACGCCATCACCGATACGACCCGGCTCGTCGCCGTCACCCACGCCTCGAACGCCATCGGCGTCGTTACGCCCGTCGAAGAGATCGCCCGGATCTGCCGTGACCGCGGCGTTCTCCTGCTCGTCGACGCTGCGCAGTCCGTCCCGCATATGCCCGTCGATATCGGCAGGCTCGGATGCGACTTCCTCTGCTTCTCGGGCCACAAGATGCTCGGGCCGACCGGCACCGGCGTCCTCTGGATGCGGGAGGCGATCATCGAACCGTCCCTGCTCGGCGGGGGGATGATCGAGACCGTGACGGAAGATGCGTATGTTCCGGCGGAAGGTTACGGCCGCTACGAGGCCGGGACGCCGAACGTTGCCGGCGGGATCGGCCTCGGGGTTGCGGTGGACTATCTCGAAGCCATCGGCATGGAGAAGATCCGCCGGCACGAAGAGCGCCTGACGACGCGGCTCATCGAAGGGCTCTCTGCCATCGACGGCGTCCGGGTCTACGCTCCGAAGGATCCGGCATCCCGTATCGGTGTCGTCTCCTTCAATGTCGAGAATATCCACCCGCATGAGGTCGCGCAGTACCTCGACGAGGAGGCGGAGATCCTCGTCCGGTCGGGCTACCACTGCTGCCAGCCGCTCATGGAGTATCTCGGTCTGCCCGACGGGACGGTGCGGGCGAGCTTATCGCTCTACACCACCGAGCAGGAGATAGATCTCCTCATCGCCGCCGTCGGCGAGATCGCACGGGGACGCTGA
- a CDS encoding formate dehydrogenase accessory sulfurtransferase FdhD, with amino-acid sequence MPTVCDVMIMFQRITCTRIGDGEFVQDVAREAPVAIFVNGRHLTTVILSPAGLEDFITGYLYTEEIIRSPGEIESVRIEENRISVLTKDPFRRGNVKKTILSGCGGAASYIDTQKLPAIDSDHMVAVPEIKAAVDALPAPGVLEAVALADGSRIVACSQDLDRHNALDRVIGRGLRDGFDLSRMVAVGTGSVTSEMVRKCLMAKIPVLVSTGPPTALAVEIALETGLCIVGSAGTPDMAVYAHAERITGLSA; translated from the coding sequence ATGCCGACAGTCTGCGATGTGATGATCATGTTTCAGCGAATCACCTGTACCCGTATCGGCGACGGCGAGTTTGTCCAGGATGTCGCCAGAGAGGCGCCGGTGGCGATCTTCGTCAACGGCAGGCACCTGACGACCGTGATCCTGAGCCCCGCCGGGCTTGAGGACTTCATCACCGGTTATCTCTATACCGAAGAGATTATCCGGAGCCCTGGCGAGATCGAGTCAGTCAGGATCGAAGAGAACCGGATCAGTGTCCTTACAAAGGATCCCTTCAGGAGGGGGAATGTGAAGAAGACCATCCTCTCCGGGTGCGGGGGCGCGGCCTCCTACATCGACACGCAGAAGCTGCCCGCGATCGACTCGGACCATATGGTAGCCGTTCCGGAGATCAAGGCCGCCGTCGATGCTCTCCCTGCGCCCGGCGTGCTCGAGGCGGTCGCCCTCGCAGACGGGAGCCGGATCGTCGCCTGTTCTCAGGATCTCGACCGGCACAATGCACTTGACCGGGTGATCGGGCGGGGACTGCGTGACGGTTTTGACCTCTCCCGGATGGTTGCCGTCGGCACCGGATCCGTCACCTCCGAGATGGTCCGAAAGTGCCTCATGGCGAAGATCCCGGTGCTCGTCTCCACCGGACCCCCGACGGCCCTCGCCGTGGAGATCGCTCTGGAGACCGGCCTCTGCATCGTCGGGTCTGCGGGAACGCCGGACATGGCGGTCTATGCGCACGCGGAGAGGATAACGGGACTGTCTGCGTGA
- a CDS encoding transglutaminase-like domain-containing protein, with product MDHRFVTALLVVSALLLSFAAGCTGITEEKKVPDASGASPADEAYARGLAEYADANYRIAEKRFAEACALYAGAGDSDNAQAARNAMFRANRTYIEYQFDAAGAEAALREKVSGITDEKITDWLENRAQTIVSENETLYFYDVASDYLYAHVDEMQKIKSIDIDYTARYAWSETPSGKTGLYVNPVHYAGVELLEIPHEMLPSSGMLKIWYPLPVETDSQRNVTVTNLSCPDYIVAGPVTTGVIGYVYYEIPAEAVNGDLILSADIDFVSYEQVFDDIDPAQVGEYNTSDPEYLLYTTSERNIEITDAIRQKAKEIVGNETNPHLQAQLIYRYIIETYPYSHVPHTSLDARVPKVAESTYMFETGHGDCGTQSMLFAALCRSLGIPARTPGGYQMLLSEDAGTHFWSEYYLPGYGWVPNDVTVADAGDWVTIPDEKRTVFKDYYATNLDPARLIIQKNVDTPMDPALPEDAALFRLARQYPAIVSDTAEYDLALFSGDCFSISIAAVE from the coding sequence ATGGATCACCGTTTCGTTACCGCTCTTCTGGTCGTATCCGCCCTCCTTCTCTCGTTTGCGGCGGGCTGCACCGGCATAACGGAAGAAAAGAAAGTACCCGATGCATCGGGCGCCTCGCCTGCCGACGAGGCATATGCCCGGGGTCTGGCCGAATACGCGGATGCAAACTACCGGATCGCTGAGAAACGCTTTGCGGAGGCCTGTGCCCTCTATGCCGGTGCCGGCGATTCCGATAATGCACAGGCGGCCAGGAATGCAATGTTCCGGGCGAACAGGACATACATTGAGTATCAGTTCGATGCCGCGGGCGCAGAGGCGGCGCTGCGGGAGAAGGTATCCGGCATCACCGACGAGAAGATAACCGACTGGCTGGAGAACCGTGCGCAGACGATCGTCTCGGAGAACGAGACGCTCTACTTCTACGACGTCGCCTCGGACTACCTCTACGCGCACGTCGACGAGATGCAGAAGATCAAGAGTATTGATATCGACTATACCGCTCGATACGCCTGGTCGGAGACCCCATCCGGGAAGACCGGGCTGTACGTGAACCCGGTGCACTACGCCGGAGTCGAGCTGCTTGAGATTCCGCACGAGATGCTTCCCTCGTCGGGCATGCTGAAGATCTGGTACCCGCTTCCGGTCGAGACGGACTCGCAACGGAACGTGACCGTTACGAACCTGTCGTGCCCGGATTACATCGTCGCCGGCCCAGTCACCACGGGAGTCATCGGCTACGTCTACTACGAGATCCCGGCCGAAGCGGTCAACGGAGACCTGATACTCTCGGCGGATATCGATTTTGTCTCCTACGAACAGGTCTTTGACGACATCGACCCGGCACAGGTCGGGGAGTACAACACGAGCGATCCCGAGTACCTGCTCTACACGACATCCGAGCGGAACATCGAGATCACGGATGCGATCCGGCAGAAAGCAAAGGAGATCGTCGGGAATGAGACGAACCCGCACCTCCAGGCACAGCTGATCTACCGCTACATCATCGAGACCTACCCCTACAGCCACGTCCCGCATACGTCACTCGACGCCCGGGTGCCGAAGGTCGCTGAGTCCACCTACATGTTCGAGACCGGTCACGGCGACTGCGGCACCCAGAGCATGCTCTTTGCTGCGCTCTGCCGGTCGCTCGGGATCCCGGCCCGCACGCCCGGAGGCTACCAGATGCTGCTGTCTGAGGATGCCGGCACCCACTTCTGGTCGGAGTACTACCTGCCCGGCTACGGATGGGTCCCGAACGACGTGACGGTTGCCGATGCGGGGGACTGGGTCACCATACCCGACGAGAAGCGAACAGTGTTCAAGGACTACTATGCCACCAACCTCGATCCTGCGCGCCTCATCATCCAGAAGAACGTCGACACCCCGATGGATCCCGCACTGCCGGAGGACGCCGCCCTCTTCAGGCTTGCCAGGCAGTATCCGGCGATCGTCTCCGATACGGCAGAATACGATCTGGCTCTCTTCAGCGGGGACTGCTTCAGCATCAGTATTGCGGCCGTCGAGTGA